The Cicer arietinum cultivar CDC Frontier isolate Library 1 chromosome 1, Cicar.CDCFrontier_v2.0, whole genome shotgun sequence genome contains the following window.
tcatttttatatgacaattattttttgtatgttggttgattattaatttttttatagttaaaaataaactCTATAATTTGGacatgtatataaataaattaaggacaatttagaaaaaataacatTGATATAGAATTCTGAAAATAACGAAAACATGAAATAAGTAATACTTTTTCCTAGGGATTATACATTAAACAATAATTTGACAATAATTAGTCAAAAAGTGAGATGACAGAAGATAAGAAAGGGAacaaaatttgatgcaaaagttATAGGCCCTTGATGAAAAGGTGGAGTTTGTGTCACACTTTGTTTAGCAAATTGAAAAAGATATAAGCAATTCAAAGTAATTGATATAAGATGTTTGAGAGAAGAAACTAGACGTATGATAACTCAAATTCATACATGATGACTTCATATAAACTTAGAATACATGCATCATACACgaaacaaaataagaaaaattacttaataaagAATATCTAAAAAAAGCTATGATAAGACAATAATGCAACCTAAAACTAAAGATTAGATAATGattggaataataataataataataataaaaatttacctCACTTCTTGAGTTTTCATCTCGGAGAAATTCAAAGACTCTTTTAGGTGGAACTGGAAGCCAAAAAGAAGTGGCAGCACTAAGAACAATGCCAGCTGGCCTTCCTGGGTCATCAACACTTTTACGGGTCATGACCCTTACATCATCAGCTCCAGTACCCGACAGTGTTGTCCACGTGTGAGCTGTAGAAGCACTCACTCCAGCACAAAAGCTTATACACATTCTTTCGGCTAGTTTCAACATACTCTTTCTCCCATCTTGGTTTGTTATCACTAACATTTAACATATTATTACATCTTTAATTActcaatcaataaaaaataaaaataaaaaatagaatatttatctattaataCCGCCGACATCAACGGTGGGGATGTTTGTTGCCATGGCACTAGCAAGTCTTTCACATTGTCGATCTAAGGTTGCAATCCAACGTTTAGCACCAAATGCATGTCCAGAGCTAACAAGCTGCTTGTATAGATTATGAACACCTCTATCATCCACTTCTACATGCTCAACCCATATAACCTAgtacaaaacaaatattatcttataattaataattcacaAACAAAACTcactaatttaattatatattctaaCCTTTGAGTAACCATTGGGCATTTCTTGAATTAAGCAACCAGAAGGCCTTCTTCTACATCTGGCAGAAGGACTAGGACGCAAATTGTCCAAAGAAACATCCACTACTGCCCATGTTCCATCACCATGTTGCTTACAATACCTTACAAAATAACTCTCTCTTGTTGGCACAAGTGGTGATGGTACTTGTAGTTCTGCTGTCATCTAAATAAcatcaaaatataaatgtaaTTGTTTCcactatttttcattaatgtattattactataaataatCATATAATATATACCACTTGTAATGCTCCATTGTAATTTCCTGCCACACCAGTTGATAGCACTTCCAATGTCATTGCTCTTGAAACAATACCAGAAAATACTGTGGACCATTGATTCTTATAACCACAACagcaacaaaaattaatgtcaAAAACTACATTTGTAAAATAagaaatgattttaattaagaaGAGCTTGTGGTTTACCACATCCATGAGAATCTCAACAAGGTTAACATGATTCATGATGACAAGAGAAGTTTCTCTTGAAGCTTCATTCTTGAAACCAGCAGGTTTGGGACCAATTCCTCGAGGAAAAGACCTAACATATTCCTCCTCATTAAGTATCAAACCGCCTTCAAGTGTAGTCAACCAAAGAGGATCTCCCATTTGTGCCATTCCAATGAGTTCCTCCATAGCAGCAACAGCTAGCTCTATTATCATTGGTTTATCAGCTTCAGTTGGTCCACTGATTGATCTAAGAAGATCTCCACCTCCATACATGTCTCCACCTACGCCTGCTTGCCCTCCGAAACCACCCATTCCGAGTTCTAGAGGACGAGGAGGTACAGATGAAGGCGAAAGTAGTGGATAGCTTACTACTGGCTTACCTACGTACTTTGCAGCTATGCCTGATATCCTATCAATCTTAAATATACACCAATACAAGGTTAAAATGTTTCTATATAtaatcacattaattaattgtttaattcGTGTAATCTACCTCTTCTCTTAGGCGAGCATTTTCAAGCCTCAAGTGATGTTCATCAAAAGACATTTCTCCAATAGCAGTTGGTCCACCACAATTAGGACAAGAAGTATTGCTAAGAGCTTCTCTAAATCTCATGTTATCAGCACGAAGCTTCTCATTCTCAGTTCTTAGTTGTGTGTTCTCATGCCTCTCTTGTTGAGTCTAAGTAacaaatacattattaattCCCTCATTAATTATTACTAAGCAactcataaattttattcatttctATCTATACCTTCATTTGAGTACGTttgttttgaaaccaaaacTTCACTTGTAATGGCTCTAACCCTAACTCTCTGCTTAGTTCCTTCCTTTGCTTGTCATCAGGGTGTGGACACTCCTTAAAGAAACTAAACAAACATATTAGTTTAACCATCCAAACCCAAAaaacaaatacataaattttaataaaagataaagaagaagaaattataattaataatcatGGTATTAATGATAATATTACAACTCTGTTCTTTGAGATTATAATATCAAGCTATACCACTAAGTTGAAATTTCGaaaaatactataataaaaaatttaacttggATGTTTTACAAAAAAGTTACACtaggtaaaaaataaaattaacaaaaaaaatttaaaaatctaaatccTCTACCGCTGTAGTATGATGATGCAACTGTAAGTAGTGTTAGatttaaagagataaaaaaaaaagtttcttaCGCTTCCATTTCTTGGATCTGATGTTGAGTATGGCGGTGGTAACGTTTCTTTTTAGCACGAG
Protein-coding sequences here:
- the LOC101504635 gene encoding LOW QUALITY PROTEIN: homeobox-leucine zipper protein HDG2 (The sequence of the model RefSeq protein was modified relative to this genomic sequence to represent the inferred CDS: substituted 1 base at 1 genomic stop codon); translated protein: MPAGLMIPARNMPSMIGTNNVGSFGFSSSLSLSQIENNKPSESXRSVEMFQPNLMEAGHHHQHQLLPLDMPQNTSESDVPRIREDELFDSATKSGSENQEGGGASGEDQEPRAKKKRYHRHTQHQIQEMEAFFKECPHPDDKQRKELSRELGLEPLQVKFWFQNKRTQMKTQQERHENTQLRTENEKLRADNMRFREALSNTSCPNCGGPTAIGEMSFDEHHLRLENARLREEIDRISGIAAKYVGKPVVSYPLLSPSSVPPRPLELGMGGFGGQAGVGGDMYGGGDLLRSISGPTEADKPMIIELAVAAMEELIGMAQMGDPLWLTTLEGGLILNEEEYVRSFPRGIGPKPAGFKNEASRETSLVIMNHVNLVEILMDVNQWSTVFSGIVSRAMTLEVLSTGVAGNYNGALQVMTAELQVPSPLVPTRESYFVRYCKQHGDGTWAVVDVSLDNLRPSPSARCRRRPSGCLIQEMPNGYSKVIWVEHVEVDDRGVHNLYKQLVSSGHAFGAKRWIATLDRQCERLASAMATNIPTVDVGVITNQDGRKSMLKLAERMCISFCAGVSASTAHTWTTLSGTGADDVRVMTRKSVDDPGRPAGIVLSAATSFWLPVPPKRVFEFLRDENSRSEWDILSNGGVVQEMAHIANGRDTGNCVSLLRVNSANSSQSNMLILQESCTDTTGSFVIYAPVDIVAMNVVLNGGDPDYVALLPSGFAILPDGTTTTTTNGSAESGHGGGSLLTVAFQILVDSVPTAKLSLGSVATVNNLIACTVERIKASLSGEVA